A single Thermosipho affectus DNA region contains:
- a CDS encoding FmdB family zinc ribbon protein, whose translation MPLYRYVCKKCGNEKVELHSFKEQLNLECEICGSQMEKAIGRVGIVFKGSGFYITDSKKSTSSNNSSSNDSK comes from the coding sequence ATGCCATTGTACAGATACGTTTGTAAAAAATGCGGAAACGAAAAAGTTGAATTGCACTCATTTAAAGAACAACTGAATCTCGAATGCGAAATATGCGGTTCACAAATGGAAAAGGCAATAGGAAGAGTTGGTATAGTCTTTAAAGGTAGTGGATTCTATATAACAGATAGCAAAAAAAGTACTTCTTCAAATAATTCTAGTTCAAATGATTCTAAATAA
- a CDS encoding cold shock domain-containing protein — MKGTVKWFDAKKGYGFITKEDGEDIFVHWSAIQTDGFKTLKEGQEVEFEVQDGQKGPQAANVKPL; from the coding sequence ATGAAAGGTACAGTAAAGTGGTTTGATGCAAAAAAAGGTTATGGATTTATTACCAAGGAGGACGGAGAAGACATTTTTGTTCACTGGAGTGCTATTCAAACAGATGGATTCAAAACATTAAAAGAAGGACAAGAAGTGGAATTTGAAGTTCAAGATGGTCAAAAAGGTCCTCAAGCAGCAAATGTTAAACCTCTTTAA
- the rsmI gene encoding 16S rRNA (cytidine(1402)-2'-O)-methyltransferase yields MLYIIGTPIGNLEDITLRALRILKEVDYIFAEDTRRALKLLNFYSIKKPVDSYNEHSSPKKIDKILSMLKDGKNIAYLSDAGMPVIADPGTELVNLCVENNIEWDVIPGVSSVLTAIAASGFYGNRFVFLGFMPRDKKRRRILRKIKENDMSDVYIFFESPERLVKTLNDVYDILGNVEIFVARELTKVHQEYFKGTVKRALERFSEGVRGEITVVLKVNHKKG; encoded by the coding sequence TTGTTGTATATAATTGGAACGCCAATAGGAAATTTAGAAGATATAACTTTAAGGGCACTTAGAATTTTAAAAGAGGTAGATTATATTTTTGCAGAAGATACAAGAAGAGCATTGAAGCTCTTAAATTTTTATTCAATAAAGAAACCTGTGGATTCATACAATGAACATTCATCACCAAAAAAGATAGATAAAATTTTATCGATGTTGAAAGATGGGAAAAATATAGCTTATCTTTCAGATGCGGGTATGCCGGTAATTGCTGATCCAGGAACTGAACTGGTTAATTTATGTGTGGAAAATAATATTGAATGGGATGTAATACCTGGAGTAAGTTCCGTGCTAACTGCTATTGCTGCAAGTGGTTTTTATGGGAATAGGTTTGTTTTTCTGGGATTTATGCCTAGAGATAAGAAAAGAAGAAGGATTTTAAGAAAAATAAAAGAAAATGATATGTCAGATGTATATATTTTTTTTGAAAGTCCAGAAAGATTGGTAAAGACGTTAAACGATGTGTATGATATTTTAGGAAATGTAGAGATCTTTGTGGCAAGGGAACTTACAAAGGTTCATCAAGAATATTTTAAAGGCACAGTGAAAAGAGCTTTAGAAAGGTTCTCAGAAGGAGTAAGAGGCGAAATTACTGTTGTTTTAAAAGTTAATCATAAAAAAGGTTAA
- a CDS encoding lipoate--protein ligase family protein, with the protein MYYIETWKLSGDLNMAVDYVLGKSNAPFFRLYTWKEPTLSLGKNQSVEDVDFDFLRENNIKCVRRPTGGRAVLHKYELTYSIVIPNGHELYRLSIISLYKAISQLIVDVLNKLDVPVRLVSRGIRGNTNVCFDAPSWYEIVLDNKKVVGSAQMRTRSFVLQHGSIVLKTIDNVDRCFKNTNQKIVQYGIDQSKNIEINRLKELLYEKFDEKFGLIKFQDVDKILKSAERERKKFCCI; encoded by the coding sequence ATGTATTACATTGAAACGTGGAAGCTTTCGGGAGATTTGAATATGGCAGTTGATTATGTTTTGGGGAAATCCAATGCTCCATTTTTTAGACTATATACTTGGAAAGAACCAACACTTTCATTAGGTAAAAATCAAAGTGTTGAAGATGTAGATTTTGATTTTTTGAGGGAAAATAATATAAAGTGTGTAAGAAGACCTACGGGTGGTAGAGCGGTATTGCACAAATATGAATTGACATATAGTATTGTTATTCCAAATGGACATGAGCTGTATAGATTGTCCATCATAAGTCTTTATAAAGCAATTTCGCAATTAATTGTAGATGTTTTAAATAAATTAGATGTGCCTGTAAGGTTAGTATCTCGAGGGATTCGCGGAAACACCAATGTGTGCTTTGATGCACCATCTTGGTATGAAATTGTTTTGGATAACAAAAAAGTAGTGGGAAGTGCGCAAATGAGAACTAGATCATTTGTTTTGCAGCATGGTTCTATTGTTTTAAAGACTATAGATAACGTTGATAGATGTTTTAAAAATACAAATCAAAAAATAGTTCAATATGGAATTGACCAATCTAAAAACATTGAAATTAACAGATTGAAAGAGTTATTGTATGAAAAATTTGATGAAAAATTTGGATTGATAAAGTTTCAAGATGTAGATAAAATTTTGAAATCTGCAGAGAGGGAGAGAAAAAAGTTTTGTTGTATATAA
- a CDS encoding heavy-metal-associated domain-containing protein: MLKVESVENVLSKIPGVEAAKVVIENDQVVEIHVVADDEKSPKQLVRDIETVLFASLGLKIDRKVVSIAQLNLGMESSKIIPYRLTDINVQEKERTLSVKVEITHGQEVFIGEFAGPKTRKNIPIIIGNAVLNALENIHNFAISVDDSIEATIAGKQFIITHLSKEYNSYEESIIGAAELKVDKYTAIAESVLDAFRRI, from the coding sequence ATGTTAAAAGTTGAAAGTGTTGAAAATGTTCTTTCAAAGATTCCTGGGGTTGAGGCTGCAAAAGTTGTCATTGAAAATGATCAAGTTGTAGAGATACATGTTGTCGCAGATGATGAGAAAAGCCCCAAACAACTTGTAAGGGATATCGAAACCGTTTTATTTGCGAGTTTAGGTTTGAAGATTGATAGAAAAGTGGTTAGTATTGCTCAGTTAAATTTAGGCATGGAATCCTCAAAGATCATTCCTTATAGATTGACAGATATAAATGTCCAGGAAAAAGAACGAACATTAAGTGTAAAGGTAGAAATAACACATGGCCAGGAGGTTTTTATAGGGGAATTTGCTGGCCCGAAAACGCGCAAGAATATTCCAATAATTATTGGAAATGCCGTTTTAAATGCGCTTGAAAATATTCATAACTTTGCAATTTCAGTGGATGATTCTATTGAAGCAACAATTGCGGGAAAACAATTTATAATCACGCACCTTTCAAAAGAATACAATTCATATGAGGAAAGTATTATAGGGGCTGCAGAATTAAAAGTTGATAAATACACAGCTATTGCTGAGAGTGTGTTAGATGCATTTAGGAGGATATAA
- a CDS encoding DUF4895 domain-containing protein yields the protein MVYFGPEKLRPLMNEVFSLLEKDKNVLMDFLYKFEDVLDVFHKHLILVTVGSNGIFFLNAGYNPDGKFFFGVSLSNPFLRTPSLYKMEYFNEDFENLYINSFSTRKIPFMTAGILKFPIMTHFLALGGEKSLISKELFSEEVSGKSWLNFSKKVDDKTYDELLALNGKNYYFLKTFLTDDGVYFVGIGEGEHKNLYAEFFSFLRNKYKFQPGKYFPISDMKDKVIGMFKVDLEDLKEKWRYVESFVDDFEKFRGFVKDLGG from the coding sequence ATGGTATATTTTGGTCCTGAAAAGTTGAGACCTTTAATGAACGAAGTATTTAGTTTACTCGAAAAAGATAAGAATGTGTTGATGGATTTTTTGTATAAGTTTGAAGATGTACTAGATGTTTTTCATAAACATCTAATACTTGTTACAGTGGGATCTAATGGTATCTTTTTTTTAAATGCTGGTTATAATCCAGATGGTAAGTTCTTTTTTGGAGTTTCACTTAGTAATCCGTTTTTAAGAACACCATCACTTTATAAAATGGAATATTTTAATGAAGATTTTGAAAATTTATATATAAATAGTTTTTCAACAAGAAAAATTCCATTTATGACTGCGGGAATTTTAAAATTCCCAATAATGACGCATTTTTTAGCACTTGGTGGTGAAAAGTCTCTAATTTCAAAGGAATTGTTTTCAGAAGAGGTTTCTGGAAAAAGTTGGCTTAATTTTTCCAAAAAGGTGGATGATAAGACATATGATGAGCTTTTAGCTTTAAACGGGAAGAATTACTATTTTTTAAAGACTTTTTTAACAGATGATGGGGTTTATTTTGTAGGTATTGGAGAAGGAGAACATAAAAATTTATACGCAGAATTTTTTTCATTTTTAAGAAATAAGTATAAATTTCAGCCTGGTAAATATTTTCCTATTTCTGATATGAAAGACAAAGTTATTGGAATGTTTAAAGTAGATTTGGAAGATTTGAAAGAAAAATGGAGATATGTGGAAAGTTTTGTGGATGATTTTGAAAAGTTTAGAGGTTTTGTAAAGGATTTGGGGGGATAG
- a CDS encoding DUF6485 family protein, with product MMYCGNFEKNLEKCNCSYPGCPKKGKCCECIAYHRERGELPACYFTDEEEKTWNRSIEYFMTRRR from the coding sequence ATGATGTACTGTGGAAATTTTGAAAAAAACTTAGAAAAGTGTAATTGTAGTTATCCTGGATGTCCTAAAAAAGGTAAATGTTGTGAGTGTATAGCATATCATAGGGAACGTGGAGAGTTACCCGCTTGTTATTTTACGGATGAGGAAGAAAAAACATGGAATAGAAGCATTGAATATTTTATGACTAGGAGACGCTAA
- the panD gene encoding aspartate 1-decarboxylase, with protein MQEFLLKSKIHMARVTDKSINYMGSIGIDIELLEKSNIKPYELVLVADVNNGQRFVTYTIPEERGSKKIVINGAAARLVEEGDRVIIMAFGVYSDGEYKGPKVLIMDENNEVVEIKGDL; from the coding sequence ATGCAGGAATTTTTGTTAAAATCAAAGATACATATGGCACGTGTGACGGATAAAAGTATCAATTATATGGGGAGTATAGGTATAGATATAGAACTTTTGGAAAAGTCCAATATTAAACCATATGAATTGGTCTTGGTAGCGGATGTGAACAACGGCCAGCGCTTTGTTACTTATACAATCCCTGAAGAACGAGGAAGTAAAAAAATAGTGATAAACGGTGCTGCTGCGAGGTTAGTAGAAGAAGGTGACAGGGTAATTATTATGGCTTTTGGTGTGTATTCTGATGGAGAATATAAAGGTCCAAAAGTTTTAATAATGGATGAAAACAATGAGGTAGTGGAAATAAAGGGGGATTTATGA
- a CDS encoding GAF domain-containing sensor histidine kinase, with the protein MIEFSLIYNAVKDLFEIGYPNENLERLANLLREKLNIKELGLSLYEERKNIYRIIAGKDVGKKVPANDKDVIPLYFGDKKIGAIISNEKFEKNDFFDEFSNIFGLVCDLFLIEKRKEKLENILQLTDIFEKSQDLFELKRNFVEKLSEYLPSDLIVLVGKKGEDFFVEYSQPKDFVGKIIPGFSDFSFFVFKKQPQILIKPSVNFINSDLVVKSLISVPVDEKQWLVFINKRHGEGYIPDKSYEDFDLDLVISAVKRFNLAISRLVFYENLKSEVEKLNVLKKEHEKLIEGQKEQLRKMSIVHYLSQAMRSSNDPNNVLKIFLIGLTSGRTLGFNRALLLLKDNEKNALIGKAWIGPANEKEVDTIWKKANQRAMKYADIVQYLREESLGLDLNNELTQKIRNKIFPYRSSKFLERAVLRRKIVHVNKKVLVEELDYLVPLLDTDEFVIVPLIGKNDTIGVVILDNKYSKHKISNVDVEILRLISDSAGLAIENSLNYKELKDKTINLEKQKNLVEFLKEFSELILQNLSAAVIVISKNGNISEWNSRAEYYFGRNKEQMIEKRLADLGSEFEDIESMAFEVLKMKEEIKLSNYLIPVMGQEKYFDVSISPLWDAERILIKGIIVTFEDVTERVILEKERKKQEKLAVLGEMAARVVHELRNPISVLGGFIKRLEKYIDDENKRRKYIKIISDEIVRLEGIVSEILEFSRDRRITEFVLFNLNELISEVYILLEDKIKDKNILFEFKADENVEVYADKQRLKQVLINLIQNAIDETPYGGKISIEVKKCLNTVKIKVWNQGTPIPRDILEKLFIPFFTTKVHGTGLGLPICKKIIEDEHDGKIWVEPDENGNAFIFELPLKDEEE; encoded by the coding sequence ATGATTGAATTTTCTTTAATTTATAATGCAGTGAAAGATTTGTTTGAAATTGGTTATCCAAATGAAAATTTAGAGAGGCTCGCTAATTTATTGAGAGAAAAACTTAATATAAAAGAATTAGGACTTTCTTTATACGAAGAGAGAAAGAATATTTATAGAATAATTGCGGGAAAAGATGTTGGAAAAAAGGTGCCTGCAAATGATAAAGATGTTATTCCTTTGTATTTTGGTGACAAGAAAATAGGTGCGATAATTTCAAATGAAAAATTTGAAAAGAATGATTTTTTTGATGAATTTTCAAATATTTTTGGGCTTGTATGTGATTTGTTTTTGATTGAAAAGAGAAAGGAAAAATTGGAGAATATTCTACAACTGACGGACATTTTTGAGAAGAGTCAAGATTTATTTGAGTTAAAGAGAAATTTTGTTGAAAAACTTTCCGAGTATTTGCCGAGTGATCTTATTGTATTGGTTGGAAAAAAAGGGGAAGATTTTTTTGTGGAATATTCTCAGCCAAAAGACTTTGTTGGGAAGATAATACCGGGTTTTTCTGATTTTTCCTTTTTTGTTTTTAAAAAACAACCACAGATTTTGATAAAACCTAGTGTTAATTTTATAAATTCTGATTTAGTTGTAAAATCTTTGATAAGTGTACCAGTGGATGAAAAACAATGGCTTGTTTTTATTAATAAAAGACATGGAGAAGGTTATATTCCAGATAAAAGTTATGAAGATTTTGATTTGGATTTAGTAATTTCTGCTGTAAAGAGGTTTAACTTGGCTATTTCCAGACTTGTATTCTATGAAAATTTAAAATCTGAAGTGGAAAAATTAAACGTATTAAAAAAAGAGCATGAAAAATTGATAGAGGGCCAGAAAGAACAACTAAGGAAGATGAGTATAGTCCATTATTTGAGCCAGGCGATGAGAAGTAGTAATGACCCAAATAATGTTTTAAAAATTTTCTTAATTGGATTGACATCGGGAAGAACACTGGGATTTAACAGAGCACTTCTTTTGTTAAAAGATAATGAAAAAAATGCGTTGATAGGGAAGGCGTGGATAGGTCCTGCTAATGAAAAGGAAGTTGACACTATTTGGAAAAAAGCAAATCAAAGAGCGATGAAGTATGCAGATATTGTTCAATATTTGAGAGAAGAATCGTTGGGACTTGATCTGAACAACGAGTTAACTCAGAAAATAAGAAATAAGATTTTTCCATATAGATCTAGTAAATTTTTGGAAAGAGCTGTTTTAAGGAGAAAAATAGTACATGTGAATAAAAAGGTTTTAGTGGAAGAACTAGACTATCTTGTTCCTTTATTGGATACCGATGAATTTGTAATAGTACCTTTGATTGGAAAGAATGACACAATAGGTGTTGTAATATTGGATAATAAGTATTCAAAGCATAAAATTTCGAATGTAGATGTGGAAATTTTAAGATTAATATCGGATAGTGCAGGACTTGCCATTGAAAATTCGTTGAATTATAAAGAATTAAAGGATAAGACTATTAATTTGGAAAAGCAAAAGAATTTAGTGGAATTTTTAAAAGAGTTTTCAGAGCTCATTTTACAAAATTTATCAGCAGCAGTTATTGTAATCTCGAAGAATGGGAATATAAGCGAGTGGAATTCGCGCGCAGAGTATTATTTTGGTAGAAATAAGGAACAGATGATAGAAAAAAGGTTAGCAGATTTAGGATCTGAATTTGAGGATATAGAAAGCATGGCCTTTGAAGTTTTAAAGATGAAGGAAGAGATAAAACTTTCAAATTACCTAATACCCGTAATGGGACAGGAAAAATACTTTGATGTTTCTATTTCTCCACTTTGGGATGCAGAAAGGATTTTAATAAAGGGTATAATAGTTACTTTTGAGGATGTAACAGAAAGGGTAATTTTGGAAAAAGAGAGAAAAAAACAGGAAAAATTAGCTGTACTTGGTGAAATGGCTGCGAGAGTGGTTCACGAACTTAGAAATCCCATATCTGTTTTAGGTGGGTTTATAAAAAGACTTGAAAAGTATATAGATGATGAAAATAAAAGGAGAAAATACATAAAAATAATATCAGATGAAATTGTTAGATTAGAGGGAATTGTGAGTGAAATTTTGGAATTTAGTAGAGATAGGAGGATAACAGAATTTGTCCTCTTTAATTTAAATGAATTAATATCCGAAGTTTATATTTTACTAGAGGATAAAATAAAAGATAAAAATATACTTTTTGAATTCAAAGCCGATGAAAATGTTGAAGTGTATGCGGATAAACAGAGATTAAAACAAGTTTTGATAAATTTAATTCAAAATGCTATTGATGAAACACCATATGGTGGTAAAATATCAATTGAAGTAAAGAAATGTTTAAACACTGTAAAGATTAAGGTTTGGAATCAAGGTACTCCAATTCCCAGGGATATCTTGGAAAAGTTATTTATTCCATTTTTTACAACAAAAGTACATGGAACGGGATTGGGTTTGCCAATATGTAAAAAAATTATAGAAGATGAACATGATGGAAAAATATGGGTTGAACCTGATGAAAATGGAAATGCATTTATTTTTGAATTACCTTTAAAAGATGAGGAGGAGTAA
- the hpf gene encoding ribosome hibernation-promoting factor, HPF/YfiA family produces the protein MDFRVSTKGVEITDAIKNYLEKRLEKVDRVIEDNVHLDIKFEKDSSEYVGKIMVHYLGKDIIVSEKSMDIYNLIDILTDSFEKKIKREKDYVRPTHKANNKGLGEIFKDEMPEGEKDEKISNVKRVNLMITSLEEAIAQMEVMNHEFFVFRNMETNEINMLLRLKNGKFILYEFQE, from the coding sequence ATGGATTTTCGTGTTTCAACAAAAGGTGTAGAAATTACCGATGCAATTAAAAATTACTTAGAAAAGAGGTTAGAGAAGGTAGATAGGGTTATTGAGGATAATGTACATCTAGATATTAAATTTGAGAAAGATTCTTCAGAGTATGTAGGAAAAATAATGGTGCATTATTTGGGAAAAGACATTATTGTTTCGGAAAAATCCATGGATATTTATAATTTAATTGATATTTTAACAGATTCTTTTGAAAAGAAGATTAAAAGAGAAAAAGATTATGTAAGGCCTACGCATAAGGCAAATAATAAAGGACTAGGTGAAATTTTCAAGGATGAGATGCCAGAGGGAGAAAAGGATGAGAAGATTTCAAATGTAAAGAGAGTTAATTTGATGATAACTAGTTTAGAAGAAGCAATTGCACAAATGGAAGTAATGAATCACGAATTTTTTGTTTTTAGAAATATGGAAACTAATGAAATTAATATGTTACTGCGTTTGAAAAATGGAAAATTTATTTTATATGAATTTCAGGAATAA